From Dasypus novemcinctus isolate mDasNov1 chromosome 8, mDasNov1.1.hap2, whole genome shotgun sequence, the proteins below share one genomic window:
- the ZBTB5 gene encoding zinc finger and BTB domain-containing protein 5, with product MDFPGHFEQIFQQLNYQRLHGQLCDCVIVVGNRHFKAHRSVLAACSTHFRALFSVAEGDQTMNMIQLDSEVVTAEAFAALIDMMYTSTLMLGESNVMDVLLAASHLHLNSVVKACKHYLTTRTLPMSPPSERVQEQSARMQRSFMLQQLGLSIVSSALNSSQNGEEQPAPMSSSMRSNLDQRTPFPMRRLHKRKQSAEERARQRLRAPMDESAISDVTPENGPSGVHSREEFFSPDSLKIVEKADGMTDNQEDSAIMFDQSFGAQEDAQVPSQSDNSAGNMAQLSMASRATQVETGFEQEATTEKSAFQCENPEVGLGEKEHMRVVVKSEPLSSPEPQDEVSDVTSQAEGSESVEVEGVVVSAEKIDLSPESSDRSFSDPQSSTDRVGDIHILEVTNNLEHKSTFSISNFLNKSRGSNFSSNQNNDDNIPNTTSDCRLEGEASYLLSPETGPAGGPSSAPGSHVENPFSEPADSHFVRPMQEVMGLPCVQTSGYQGEQFGMDFSRSGLGLHSSFSRVMMGSPRGGASNFPYYRRIAPKMPVVTSVRSSQIPENSASSQLMMNGATSSFENGHPSQPGPPQLTRASADVLSKCKKALSEHNVLVVEGARKYACKICCKTFLTLTDCKKHIRVHTGEKPYACLKCGKRFSQSSHLYKHSKTTCLRWQSSNLPSTLL from the coding sequence ATGGATTTTCCTGGACACTTTGAACAGATCTTCCAGCAACTAAACTACCAGAGACTTCATGGTCAGCTCTGTGACTGTGTCATTGTAGTGGGGAATAGACATTTTAAAGCTCACCGCTCTGTGCTGGCAGCATGCAGCACGCATTTCCGAGCCCTGTTCTCAGTGGCGGAAGGAGATCAGACCATGAACATGATCCAGCTGGATAGCGAGGTAGTGACAGCGGAGGCCTTTGCCGCACTGATTGACATGATGTATACCTCCACCCTCATGCTGGGGGAGAGCAATGTTATGGATGTCTTATTGGCAGCCTCTCACCTGCATTTGAACTCTGTTGTTAAGGCATGTAAACATTACCTAACGACACGGACGCTGCCCATGTCTCCCCCCAGTGAGCGCGTTCAGGAGCAGAGTGCCCGCATGCAGCGCTCCTTTATGCTGCAGCAGCTGGGACTAAGCATTGTAAGCTCAGCCCTCAATTCCAGCCAGAATGGCGAGGAGCAGCCAGCCCCCATGAGCTCATCCATGCGCAGTAACCTAGACCAGCGGACTCCCTTCCCAATGAGACGCCTGCATAAGCGCAAGCAGTCTGCAGAGGAACGGGCCAGGCAGCGCCTCCGAGCCCCCATGGATGAGTCTGCCATTTCAGATGTTACACCAGAGAATGGACCATCAGGGGTTCATTCTCGGGAGGAGTTCTTTTCACCTGATTCTTTGAAAATTGTGGAAAAGGCCGATGGAATGACCGACAACCAGGAAGACAGTGCCATCATGTTTGACCAGTCTTTTGGTGCTCAAGAAGATGCCCAGGTGCCCAGCCAGTCTGACAACAGTGCTGGCAACATGGCACAGTTGTCCATGGCCTCTCGTGCAACTCAGGTTGAGACTGGATTTGAGCAGGAAGCCACTACTGAGAAAAGTGCTTTTCAGTGTGAAAATCCTGAGGTTGGCCTTGGTGAGAAGGAGCACATGAGAGTGGTGGTTAAATCTGAACCCCTGAGCTCTCCTGAGCCTCAGGATGAAGTGAGTGATGTGACATCACAAGCAGAAGGCAGTGAGTCTGTGGAAGTGGAAGGAGTTGTGGTCAGTGCTGAGAAAATAGACCTCAGCCCTGAAAGCAGTGATCGAAGTTTTTCAGATCCCCAGTCTAGCACTGACAGGGTAGGTGACATCCATATTTTGGAAGTCACAAATAACCTAGAACATAAGTCCACTTTTAGCATTTCAAATTTTCTTAACAAGAGCCGAGGAAGTAACTTCAGCTCAAACCAGAACAATGATGATAACATCCCAAACACCACTAGTGACTGCAGGCTAGAGGGTGAGGCCTCTTATTTGTTGAGTCCAGAGACTGGACCTGCAGGTGGACCTTCCTCTGCCCCTGGCTCTCACGTGGAGAATCCATTCAGTGAGCCTGCAGACTCCCATTTCGTTAGGCCTATGCAGGAAGTGATGGGTCTGCCATGCGTACAGACTTCAGGCTACCAAGGAGAACAGTTTGGGATGGATTTTTCCAGGTCTGGTTTGGGCCTCCATTCCTCCTTCTCCAGGGTAATGATGGGCTCCCCAAGAGGAGGGGCCAGTAACTTTCCATATTACCGCCGTATTGCTCCCAAAATGCCAGTTGTAACTTCTGTCAGGAGCTCACAGATTCCAGAAAACTCTGCCAGTTCTCAGCTAATGATGAATGGGGCCACATCCTCATTTGAAAATGGTCATCCTTCCCAGCCTGGTCCTCCACAGTTGACCAGGGCATCTGCCGATGTGCTGTCAAAGTGCAAAAAGGCCTTATCAGAGCACAATGTCTTGGTTGTAGAGGGAGCTCGCAAGTATGCCTGCAAGATCTGCTGCAAGACTTTTTTGACCTTGACAGATTGCAAGAAGCACATCCGTGTTCACACAGGTGAAAAACCCTATGCCTGCTTAAAGTGTGGCAAGAGATTTAGTCAGTCCAGCCACCTATATAAACATTCTAAGACTACCTGCCTCCGCTGGCAGAGCAGCAACCTTCCCAGCACTTTGCTCTAG